In one Neobacillus sp. WH10 genomic region, the following are encoded:
- a CDS encoding MMPL family transporter: MKKGPLHSWGSIVGGPKTRWITLAIWVLLTVVLSFTWPAINTVEDDSAADIPDLAMSQQAEKLIKKEFPNDAGNPVLIVWHNDNKLNHQDFTAIQGVYMHLKEKPLSKQSTLPPFDTIPQQALTQSVSKDGTTLITPVFFDKNAGIEILQNNMDELKKVVNSTMEEDPFNRKVSDSGLHVRLSGPVGIQTDAVRLFSQADVKLLVATVLLVLVLLILLYRSPLMAILPLIVVGFAYGIISPTLGFLADHGWIIADAQGVSIMTVLLFGAGTDYCLFLISRYREFLLHEENKFKSLQLAIKESGGAISMSALTVVIGLGTLLLAHFGSFHRFAVPFSLAVLLMGIAALTLLPALLAIFGRVAFFPFIPRTEEMTEELAKKKGKSIKLRISQGFFSKKLGRLVTRRPWTVIITTLILLGGLASVVPRIQYTYDLLESFPKDMPSREGFDLISDHFSPGELAPVQIVVDTTGKDIPLKEKLEQLSFVADVTKPMEGKYNHQLQMYEVSLAENPFSSEALSRIPELRSNLKKMLANADIHDTENHFWIGGETVALYDTKITTERDESVIIPVMICIISLLLLLYLRSIIAMIYLILTVVLSFFSALGAGWLILHFGLGASAISGAIPLYAFVFLVALGEDYNIFMVSEIWKNKRTKNHLDSVAGGVVQTGSVITSAGLILAGTFAVLATLPIQVLVQFGIVTAVGVLLDTFIVRPLLVPAITAVLGRFAFWPGELWKKKTLKQMSK, encoded by the coding sequence ATGAAAAAAGGTCCTTTACATTCATGGGGATCAATTGTTGGAGGTCCAAAGACTCGCTGGATTACTCTTGCCATATGGGTCCTTCTAACGGTGGTGTTATCTTTCACCTGGCCAGCCATTAACACAGTCGAGGATGATTCGGCAGCAGATATTCCCGATTTAGCAATGTCACAGCAAGCTGAGAAACTAATCAAAAAGGAATTTCCAAACGATGCCGGCAACCCCGTCCTGATAGTATGGCACAATGATAACAAGCTAAATCATCAGGATTTTACAGCAATCCAAGGTGTCTATATGCATCTAAAAGAAAAGCCGTTATCAAAACAATCGACTTTACCACCTTTTGATACGATTCCCCAACAGGCACTTACGCAAAGCGTGTCAAAGGATGGTACCACACTGATCACTCCAGTATTTTTCGATAAAAATGCCGGAATAGAAATTCTCCAAAACAATATGGATGAACTAAAAAAAGTCGTTAATAGCACGATGGAAGAAGATCCATTTAATCGTAAAGTATCAGATTCCGGTTTACATGTTCGTTTATCTGGACCTGTAGGGATTCAAACAGACGCTGTTAGATTATTCAGTCAAGCAGATGTTAAATTATTGGTTGCAACTGTACTTCTGGTTTTAGTCCTATTAATTCTTCTTTATCGATCACCCCTAATGGCAATTTTACCTTTGATTGTCGTGGGATTTGCTTACGGGATTATCAGTCCAACTCTTGGCTTTTTGGCTGATCATGGGTGGATTATAGCGGATGCCCAAGGTGTTTCCATTATGACCGTCTTATTATTCGGGGCGGGAACGGATTACTGTTTATTCCTCATCTCTCGATATCGCGAATTTTTGCTTCATGAGGAAAATAAGTTTAAGTCCTTACAACTGGCGATTAAAGAATCAGGTGGGGCCATTTCAATGAGTGCTCTTACTGTCGTGATAGGGTTAGGAACATTATTGCTTGCTCATTTCGGTTCTTTTCACCGGTTTGCTGTTCCATTTAGTCTAGCGGTTCTCCTGATGGGGATTGCAGCCCTAACACTTCTTCCAGCTTTGCTTGCTATTTTTGGAAGAGTGGCATTTTTCCCGTTTATTCCAAGAACGGAGGAAATGACAGAAGAGCTAGCAAAAAAGAAAGGGAAATCGATAAAACTAAGAATATCGCAAGGATTCTTTAGTAAGAAGCTTGGCCGACTAGTGACCAGACGACCGTGGACTGTTATTATTACAACACTTATACTACTGGGAGGATTGGCTTCCGTTGTCCCACGTATTCAATATACGTACGATTTATTGGAGTCTTTTCCTAAAGATATGCCTTCACGGGAAGGATTTGATTTAATCTCTGATCATTTTTCTCCCGGTGAATTGGCACCCGTACAAATTGTTGTTGATACAACGGGAAAAGACATACCTTTAAAAGAGAAATTGGAACAACTTTCTTTTGTAGCGGATGTAACCAAGCCGATGGAAGGAAAATATAATCATCAATTACAAATGTACGAAGTGTCTTTGGCCGAGAATCCGTTTTCCAGTGAAGCGCTGAGCCGGATTCCGGAGCTAAGAAGTAATCTAAAGAAAATGCTAGCAAACGCAGATATCCATGATACCGAAAATCATTTTTGGATTGGCGGTGAGACTGTTGCATTATATGATACAAAAATTACCACAGAACGGGATGAATCTGTTATTATCCCTGTTATGATTTGTATTATCTCTTTATTGTTACTGTTATACTTACGCTCAATCATTGCCATGATTTATTTGATTTTAACTGTGGTTTTATCCTTCTTTTCTGCACTGGGTGCGGGCTGGCTAATCCTTCACTTTGGTTTGGGAGCATCTGCTATTTCAGGAGCAATTCCCTTATATGCCTTTGTATTCCTTGTTGCATTGGGTGAAGATTACAATATTTTTATGGTGTCGGAAATATGGAAGAATAAACGGACCAAAAATCATCTTGATTCTGTCGCGGGCGGAGTGGTCCAAACAGGAAGTGTTATTACATCGGCAGGTCTAATCTTAGCAGGAACATTTGCTGTGTTAGCCACTTTACCAATTCAAGTTCTAGTGCAATTTGGTATTGTTACAGCAGTGGGAGTGCTATTAGATACATTTATTGTTCGTCCACTTCTTGTGCCCGCAATTACTGCCGTTCTTGGGCGATTCGCTTTCTGGCCAGGTGAACTTTGGAAGAAGAAAACATTGAAACAAATGTCTAAGTAA
- a CDS encoding HXXEE domain-containing protein, whose product MMLETMHKLFNIETIIWLFPVTFMFHGLEEIITVESFMTKYKNKVREAFLVKLTLTIKKKLGAKSVQLSISIAWIFLFISFITFMTVCLLPIGANFLLFTAIY is encoded by the coding sequence ATGATGCTAGAGACAATGCATAAACTTTTTAATATTGAAACAATTATTTGGTTGTTCCCTGTCACTTTTATGTTTCATGGCTTAGAGGAGATCATAACTGTTGAGAGTTTTATGACAAAGTACAAAAATAAGGTTCGGGAAGCTTTCCTTGTCAAACTTACGTTAACCATCAAAAAAAAGTTGGGTGCGAAATCCGTCCAACTTTCTATTAGTATTGCATGGATTTTTCTCTTTATATCATTTATCACATTTATGACCGTCTGCCTGCTGCCAATCGGAGCAAACTTTCTTCTATTTACTGCTATATATTAA
- the splB gene encoding spore photoproduct lyase has translation MNKPFTPQLVYFEPAALEYPLGKKLKDKFEKMDVEIRYTTSHNQVRNLPGDTDFKRYRIAKSTLVVGVRKTLKFDTSKPSAEFAIPFATGCMGHCHYCYLQTTMGSKPYIRTYVNVEDILDAADRYMEERAPEITRFEASCTSDIVGLDHLTHTLKRAIEHFGKSEYGKLRFVTKFHYVDHLLDAKHNGKTRFRFSVNADYVIKNFEPGTSSLAQRIEAAGKVARAGYPLGFIVAPIYLHEGWEEGYHHLFERLDAELPKDARDDITFEFIQHRFTKPAKKVIEKNYPLTKLELDETARRYKWGKYGIGKYIYQKKEEEDIKSHLYSYMEKFFPNAKLEYFT, from the coding sequence ATGAATAAACCATTTACTCCACAACTGGTTTACTTTGAACCAGCTGCATTGGAATATCCACTTGGTAAGAAATTGAAGGACAAATTTGAAAAAATGGATGTAGAAATACGCTACACCACTTCACATAACCAAGTCAGAAACCTACCGGGTGATACTGATTTTAAAAGGTATAGGATTGCAAAATCTACATTAGTGGTTGGGGTAAGAAAAACACTTAAGTTTGATACATCTAAGCCTTCAGCAGAGTTTGCAATTCCTTTTGCAACAGGATGTATGGGTCATTGCCATTATTGTTATTTGCAAACGACAATGGGGTCAAAGCCTTACATTCGTACATATGTAAATGTGGAAGATATTTTAGATGCTGCTGATCGGTATATGGAAGAACGAGCACCGGAAATCACACGATTTGAAGCATCTTGTACATCTGACATTGTTGGACTCGATCATCTTACACATACGTTAAAGCGAGCTATTGAGCATTTTGGGAAATCAGAGTATGGCAAGCTGCGTTTTGTGACAAAGTTTCATTATGTTGATCATTTACTGGATGCTAAACATAATGGAAAAACAAGATTTCGTTTTAGTGTAAATGCAGATTATGTGATAAAAAATTTCGAGCCTGGAACCTCTTCATTAGCGCAACGGATTGAAGCAGCAGGAAAAGTCGCAAGAGCTGGCTACCCATTAGGGTTCATCGTGGCACCTATCTATCTTCATGAGGGGTGGGAGGAGGGGTACCATCATTTGTTTGAGCGTCTCGATGCAGAGTTACCGAAAGATGCAAGAGACGATATCACATTTGAATTTATTCAACATAGGTTTACCAAACCAGCAAAAAAAGTGATTGAAAAGAACTACCCATTGACTAAATTAGAACTGGATGAGACAGCAAGAAGATATAAATGGGGAAAATACGGCATAGGCAAATATATTTATCAAAAGAAGGAAGAAGAGGATATAAAAAGTCACCTTTATTCCTATATGGAAAAGTTTTTTCCAAATGCTAAATTGGAATACTTCACCTAA
- a CDS encoding pyridoxamine 5'-phosphate oxidase family protein, translating to MINQDLKEKVVNIISNHRTGTLASVENNKPHSRYMTFYNEDITLYTPTKKNTEKIDEIKNNPYVSVLLGYEDKGQHDALVEILGTSSINNTQSLKEKFWEESFNKWFDGPNDPNYVFLEIQPETVRILNLNGEPPQEFSLK from the coding sequence ATGATCAATCAAGATTTAAAAGAAAAGGTTGTTAACATTATCTCTAATCATAGGACAGGCACCCTGGCATCAGTTGAAAATAATAAACCTCATTCACGGTATATGACATTTTACAATGAGGACATTACATTATATACACCAACGAAAAAGAACACGGAAAAGATTGACGAAATAAAAAATAATCCATATGTTTCGGTATTGCTTGGATATGAAGATAAAGGACAACACGATGCCCTTGTTGAAATTTTAGGCACTTCCTCTATTAATAATACACAATCTTTGAAAGAGAAATTCTGGGAGGAATCGTTTAATAAATGGTTTGATGGTCCAAACGATCCAAACTACGTATTTCTTGAAATACAGCCTGAAACGGTCCGTATCTTAAATCTAAACGGTGAACCTCCACAAGAATTCTCGTTAAAATAA
- a CDS encoding YugN family protein has translation MIQLQTEIEGKRAYFGAVRDIFHSHGCSFCSNFDYDQGKFDALLWRDGGESIYLRVPIYVLDGALDHTSALVEFGTPFVIKHVVNIGLDHDENSFITGTTGLDQFQTPLDNDDYIYDKSRWTKAGEEAIQQVYSSINGFLVS, from the coding sequence ATGATTCAATTACAAACAGAAATTGAAGGAAAAAGAGCGTATTTTGGGGCAGTTCGAGATATCTTTCATTCTCATGGATGTAGTTTTTGCAGTAATTTTGATTATGACCAAGGAAAATTTGATGCATTGTTATGGCGTGATGGGGGAGAGTCTATTTACCTGAGAGTCCCCATTTATGTTTTGGATGGGGCTTTAGATCATACCAGTGCATTGGTTGAGTTTGGAACTCCTTTTGTTATTAAGCATGTTGTTAATATTGGACTAGATCATGATGAAAACTCATTCATAACCGGTACGACAGGGCTTGATCAATTTCAAACACCATTGGATAATGACGATTATATCTATGATAAAAGCAGATGGACCAAAGCCGGTGAAGAAGCAATCCAGCAAGTTTATAGTTCAATCAATGGATTCTTAGTTTCCTAA
- a CDS encoding asparagine synthase, whose translation MVNVREGLIPTVLGTAVTTTGVALRSNRNMKPLITGSIIGFGLAHVVLGAIDLVEHRR comes from the coding sequence ATGGTTAATGTACGAGAGGGATTAATCCCAACAGTACTTGGAACAGCTGTAACAACCACAGGAGTGGCATTACGGAGCAATAGAAACATGAAACCGTTGATCACGGGTTCGATTATTGGTTTCGGTTTAGCCCATGTTGTATTAGGGGCAATCGATTTAGTCGAGCACCGACGCTAA
- a CDS encoding ferritin-like domain-containing protein translates to MAGNDVVKTLNQFLKGQYMGIHAYEHHIQKLTDPEIRREYQRIQQEHKNHALKVAERIQNLGGKPVDDEGLIGSVQGFFSQFMIPETSVGMIESALRGESYYGIRESEDIVRGDLDLESRKLIESILDKDREHVRYLQQLLHEMN, encoded by the coding sequence TTGGCAGGTAATGATGTGGTGAAAACATTAAATCAATTTTTAAAGGGGCAATATATGGGAATCCATGCGTATGAACACCATATACAAAAGTTAACCGACCCAGAGATAAGAAGGGAATATCAAAGGATTCAACAAGAGCATAAAAACCACGCTTTAAAAGTTGCGGAAAGGATTCAAAACCTAGGAGGAAAGCCAGTTGATGATGAAGGATTAATTGGATCAGTCCAAGGTTTCTTTAGTCAATTTATGATTCCGGAAACCTCTGTTGGAATGATTGAGAGTGCGTTAAGGGGTGAGAGTTATTATGGAATTCGAGAGTCAGAAGATATCGTAAGAGGGGATTTAGATCTTGAAAGTCGGAAATTAATCGAATCGATATTAGATAAAGATAGAGAGCATGTACGTTATTTACAACAGTTACTTCACGAGATGAATTGA
- a CDS encoding transcriptional regulator SplA domain-containing protein, which yields MEVNFDYTSYNPGDVVYVFYRNPHTQDVANVQEAAVVNNPENPGELAIFLYETYYPLTNEMAVYASEADALQAYEQYFGYE from the coding sequence ATGGAAGTAAATTTTGACTATACCTCCTATAATCCGGGAGATGTTGTCTACGTCTTTTATCGAAATCCTCATACACAGGACGTTGCAAATGTTCAAGAAGCGGCAGTTGTGAATAATCCGGAGAATCCTGGTGAATTGGCAATATTTCTGTATGAAACCTATTATCCTCTAACAAATGAAATGGCTGTTTACGCAAGTGAGGCTGATGCGTTGCAGGCCTATGAACAGTATTTTGGATATGAATAG
- a CDS encoding TetR/AcrR family transcriptional regulator, translating to MQREIRPLGRPRQDHQNKPTKTVILDVATQLFLDKGYQVVSMDDVAKECGVTKATVYYYYKTKADLFTDAMVQMMLRIKKRIFDILSTDKPLKDRLLEFAKAHLEATVDIDINGFMKEAKTSLSNEQLQQMKEAEDKMYEVLELALTAAMEKGEVPQGHPQLGAHAFVSLLTIGNYRDAGQKPIFPSIDEMTEQIVDFYWNGLGN from the coding sequence ATGCAACGGGAAATTCGACCACTTGGGAGACCACGTCAAGATCATCAGAATAAGCCTACAAAAACTGTAATTTTAGACGTAGCTACTCAACTGTTTCTGGATAAAGGCTATCAAGTAGTTTCCATGGACGATGTTGCAAAAGAATGTGGTGTAACAAAGGCAACCGTATATTATTATTACAAAACGAAAGCAGACCTTTTTACGGATGCAATGGTCCAAATGATGCTTCGAATTAAGAAGCGAATTTTTGACATTCTTTCTACAGACAAACCACTGAAAGACCGATTACTTGAATTTGCCAAGGCGCATTTAGAAGCAACTGTCGATATTGATATAAACGGATTTATGAAAGAAGCAAAAACTTCCCTTTCGAATGAGCAATTACAGCAGATGAAAGAGGCAGAAGATAAAATGTATGAAGTACTAGAGCTCGCATTAACAGCTGCGATGGAAAAAGGTGAAGTTCCGCAAGGACATCCGCAATTAGGTGCTCATGCTTTTGTATCTTTGCTAACAATAGGAAATTATAGGGATGCTGGCCAAAAACCTATCTTTCCATCAATAGATGAAATGACAGAACAAATTGTTGATTTTTATTGGAATGGACTAGGAAATTAA
- a CDS encoding transposase: MKIFLVLTSIVLPVIMFFLQKLRIKFSIIFNLGAVVSAIIFGEIASVSVYEIIKDNTVFMTNIHSIFLNPFFLLTGGYLGIYIIYRLIIITIDEA; the protein is encoded by the coding sequence ATGAAGATTTTCTTAGTTCTAACTAGCATTGTTCTTCCTGTAATTATGTTCTTTTTACAGAAACTCCGAATAAAATTCAGTATTATTTTTAATCTAGGTGCCGTTGTATCAGCAATTATATTTGGAGAGATTGCTTCTGTGTCGGTTTATGAAATTATTAAAGATAATACTGTGTTTATGACAAATATCCATTCCATTTTCCTAAATCCATTTTTCTTATTAACCGGTGGTTATTTAGGTATTTATATCATTTATCGATTGATAATAATAACCATAGATGAGGCATGA
- a CDS encoding transposase, which produces MPDEINRRHFEVCVLSQIMLELKAGDLYIEGSEKYADYRKQLITWEDYEMNLAEFCKHVNLPVSGTDFVRKTQQDFKHVTSQTDQSFPRNEQVRIENGEVVIGKLKKKKVPPDLKKFEGYIADNLEPINVLDMLADTEYWLNWTRFFGPISRHEAKLDNAVERYITNAFCYGCNLGPTQTARSIGSLDRKQIAWINQRHFTVENLDKAIQYIFNAYNQFDLPKYWGDGKRASADGTKWDLYEQNLLSENHIRYGGYGGIGYYHVSDTYIALFSNFIPCAVWEGIHILDILMNYKADIQPEIFHSDTQGQSTTVFGLSSLLGIQLMPRIRNWKDLKLFRPCKEEVYEHIDELFSGEIDWDLIETHYPDMIRVAMSIQSGKITPSTILNKLGTYSKKNKLYQAFRKLGRVIRTMFLLTYMADEELRGTIQAATNKSEAFNGFTKWLFFGGDGIIAENDREKQRKIIKYNHLVANCLIFYNVFSLSRILQGYMQDGNNYNEGLISYLSPYVTAHINRFGKYLIDLNRTPPKLPFEVPVAREKSMFLAK; this is translated from the coding sequence ATGCCCGATGAAATCAATCGCCGTCACTTTGAAGTATGTGTCTTGTCGCAGATTATGTTAGAGCTTAAAGCAGGCGATTTATATATAGAAGGAAGTGAAAAATACGCAGATTACAGAAAGCAGCTCATTACATGGGAGGATTATGAGATGAATTTAGCTGAATTTTGCAAGCATGTAAATTTACCTGTTTCCGGAACCGATTTCGTTAGAAAGACACAGCAAGATTTTAAACACGTCACAAGTCAAACGGATCAATCTTTTCCTCGTAATGAACAGGTACGGATAGAAAATGGTGAAGTGGTGATTGGAAAGTTAAAGAAGAAAAAGGTCCCCCCTGATTTAAAGAAGTTTGAAGGATATATAGCTGATAACTTGGAACCGATCAATGTACTGGATATGCTCGCTGATACTGAATACTGGTTAAATTGGACTCGTTTTTTTGGCCCCATTTCGAGACATGAAGCGAAATTAGACAATGCCGTTGAACGGTACATTACGAATGCCTTTTGCTATGGATGTAATTTAGGACCGACACAAACGGCTCGATCAATAGGGAGCCTGGACAGAAAACAAATAGCATGGATTAATCAGCGTCATTTTACGGTTGAAAACTTAGATAAAGCGATACAATATATCTTTAATGCCTATAATCAATTTGATCTTCCAAAATATTGGGGCGATGGAAAAAGAGCTTCAGCCGACGGAACCAAATGGGACTTATATGAACAAAATCTATTATCCGAAAACCATATTCGTTATGGAGGATATGGTGGGATTGGCTATTATCATGTTTCCGATACCTATATAGCTTTGTTCAGCAATTTTATTCCTTGTGCGGTATGGGAAGGGATTCATATTTTAGACATTTTAATGAACTATAAGGCCGACATCCAACCTGAAATTTTCCATTCGGATACACAAGGACAGAGTACGACAGTCTTTGGGCTTTCTTCTTTGCTAGGTATTCAGCTGATGCCCAGGATTCGTAATTGGAAAGATTTAAAATTATTTCGTCCTTGTAAAGAAGAGGTGTACGAGCATATAGATGAACTTTTTTCAGGAGAAATCGATTGGGATCTCATTGAGACCCATTATCCGGATATGATTAGAGTAGCTATGTCGATTCAGTCAGGTAAAATTACTCCATCTACTATTCTCAATAAACTAGGGACATACAGTAAAAAGAATAAGCTATATCAGGCGTTTCGTAAGCTTGGAAGAGTGATACGAACAATGTTTTTATTAACATATATGGCTGACGAGGAACTTAGAGGAACGATTCAAGCAGCGACCAATAAAAGTGAAGCCTTTAATGGGTTTACCAAGTGGCTATTCTTTGGCGGTGATGGAATTATCGCAGAAAATGATCGGGAAAAGCAGCGTAAAATCATTAAATACAACCACTTAGTGGCCAATTGCCTTATCTTCTACAATGTGTTCTCTTTATCTCGTATTCTTCAAGGCTACATGCAGGACGGAAACAATTATAATGAAGGGCTGATTTCCTATTTAAGCCCCTATGTTACAGCTCATATCAATCGGTTTGGTAAATACCTTATTGATCTGAATCGTACACCGCCTAAGCTTCCGTTTGAGGTGCCTGTAGCAAGAGAAAAAAGTATGTTTTTAGCAAAGTGA
- a CDS encoding cysteine hydrolase family protein, translating into MNQTLLIIDAQQELIDGNQEESAVFNKQQLIRNINFVIEKARKSNVPIVFVRDLDVAEGKGKGFEVHEEINVPKDSKIFDKTATNSFHGTGLLNHLRTQGIEHVVIMGCKTQHCIDSAVRTATISGLDVTLVGDGHSTTNNDILNAEQIIKHHNKTLHGHYNVDHFAIVRNAEEDLFLPTHDSYK; encoded by the coding sequence ATGAATCAAACATTATTAATTATTGATGCCCAACAAGAATTAATTGATGGGAACCAAGAAGAAAGTGCCGTCTTTAATAAACAACAACTGATTAGGAATATCAATTTCGTAATTGAAAAAGCAAGAAAATCTAATGTTCCAATTGTCTTTGTTAGGGATTTGGATGTAGCTGAAGGTAAGGGAAAAGGCTTTGAAGTTCACGAAGAAATTAATGTACCAAAGGATTCTAAGATTTTCGATAAAACTGCAACTAATTCCTTTCATGGGACAGGACTTCTAAATCATTTAAGAACCCAAGGAATCGAGCATGTTGTTATTATGGGTTGTAAAACCCAGCACTGTATAGATAGTGCAGTCAGAACAGCCACTATAAGTGGTTTAGATGTCACATTAGTCGGTGATGGACATTCAACAACGAACAATGATATTTTAAATGCAGAACAGATAATAAAACATCATAATAAAACTCTTCATGGACATTACAATGTTGACCATTTTGCAATTGTCAGGAATGCAGAGGAAGACTTATTTCTTCCGACACACGATTCATATAAGTAA
- a CDS encoding DUF4158 domain-containing protein, whose protein sequence is MSEIEWAEVKSKGTLQQLALLVLTKTVQKIGFFMRIVHVPEVIVIHIAKKALLPLPTKEDWKTYSEKRTAKRHFRFVRDYLQLRPFEYEAHQIVTDTMSKLAFSKDDPAELVNAAIEELIRQRYELPVFNTLKDAANDVRNKSYRAIYHQIDEALNVEQKKNIEQLFQIPEGDTYRPWNELKEDAKRATLSHLNALILRRKWLVNQHIPIDLLQDAPYIKVKQMAAEAKTLGASRMMEMEPKKRYALALSFVSMQLSKILDDIGEMLIKRMMSIHKKSRQRLKDHKKKTQKRTDSFISTLHELLLAYQTEGNSEEIIQAMQKVLQEQEAQVLQDCENHLAFSGDNYYVFLWQFYKSHRATLFKILNSIPLRSTTQDKALEEAISFLLTH, encoded by the coding sequence GTGAGTGAAATTGAATGGGCCGAGGTTAAGTCTAAAGGAACCTTGCAGCAATTAGCATTACTAGTTTTAACTAAAACCGTACAGAAGATTGGGTTTTTTATGCGTATTGTCCATGTTCCAGAAGTGATTGTCATACATATTGCGAAAAAGGCACTCTTGCCTTTACCTACTAAAGAAGATTGGAAAACGTATAGTGAAAAGAGAACTGCCAAACGCCACTTCCGTTTTGTTAGGGATTATCTTCAGCTTCGGCCATTTGAATATGAGGCACATCAAATTGTAACCGATACAATGAGTAAACTAGCATTTAGCAAAGATGATCCGGCTGAATTAGTCAATGCTGCGATTGAAGAGTTAATCCGTCAACGATACGAATTACCTGTATTTAATACGTTAAAGGATGCAGCAAATGACGTTCGAAATAAATCCTATCGTGCCATCTATCATCAGATAGACGAAGCACTAAATGTTGAACAAAAAAAGAACATTGAACAACTTTTTCAGATACCTGAAGGTGATACCTACAGACCGTGGAATGAACTCAAAGAGGACGCAAAAAGAGCCACTTTATCACACCTCAATGCTCTAATATTACGCAGGAAATGGTTAGTAAACCAGCACATACCAATCGATTTGCTTCAAGACGCTCCTTACATCAAGGTGAAGCAAATGGCAGCCGAAGCTAAAACGCTGGGTGCCTCTCGTATGATGGAAATGGAGCCTAAAAAAAGATATGCGCTTGCGCTTTCCTTTGTATCCATGCAATTGTCAAAAATATTAGATGATATTGGAGAAATGCTAATTAAAAGAATGATGAGTATCCATAAAAAAAGCCGTCAACGTTTAAAAGATCATAAAAAAAAAACACAAAAACGTACGGATTCGTTCATATCAACCCTCCATGAATTACTGCTTGCTTATCAAACAGAAGGCAACTCTGAAGAAATAATTCAAGCGATGCAAAAGGTACTCCAAGAGCAGGAAGCGCAAGTGTTGCAAGATTGCGAAAACCATTTAGCTTTTAGTGGAGACAACTACTATGTATTCCTATGGCAATTCTATAAAAGTCACCGTGCTACATTGTTTAAAATACTTAATTCCATTCCACTTCGTTCAACAACACAAGATAAAGCATTGGAAGAGGCGATTTCTTTTCTCCTCACTCATTAA
- a CDS encoding DUF378 domain-containing protein, with the protein MGIIQRIALVLTIIGAINWGLIGFFRFDLVGAIFGGQSAFLSRVIFGLVGISGLACISLLFAPMRETVQNVNRQSPRNLNYSTEFSEENDLSKLKDD; encoded by the coding sequence ATGGGAATCATTCAACGAATCGCCTTAGTTCTAACTATAATTGGGGCTATTAACTGGGGTCTTATTGGATTTTTTAGATTTGATTTAGTTGGAGCAATATTTGGTGGACAAAGCGCCTTTTTGTCAAGAGTAATTTTTGGCCTTGTTGGTATTAGTGGACTGGCTTGTATATCACTTTTGTTTGCACCAATGAGAGAAACTGTGCAGAACGTAAATCGACAAAGTCCAAGAAACCTTAATTATTCCACTGAATTTAGTGAGGAAAATGATTTATCAAAATTAAAGGACGATTAG